In Primulina eburnea isolate SZY01 chromosome 14, ASM2296580v1, whole genome shotgun sequence, the following proteins share a genomic window:
- the LOC140811939 gene encoding uncharacterized protein translates to MSDKGIEPLKGSEDVFVDVVDFSRGTDVGMVAKEDPDATENSSSFANSTSGNEDTPLLSDAEVDSKILIDDNLVPFDGFSSLFPMRRKKMTTHWRNFIRPLMWCSKWAELRIKELESQASKYARLISSHNRRKQIAVDQTLVEQQGSKSMPFTYQRPRRMPLKRRKRNRVEDTIDIASYMSNHNLFSEPENNRSDMDKILGWEELDNSDHNNTGNDEFGINDDCLYPEDNDNILEHILQKIELVHAQVHKLKGQLETVMVNNADKFSSSENLSKLVSCEAQTSCVRSPTFSACNGDTAFGIHFQHISEYEELGDCIMPDSAVSSYGEVIPVPDIIESTVGLLSSIDVSQLEALVGDSSEKIVDNIMTHNEAAEVEKSMSKNKHDQSAENTRDTENDLEEINNATQFALEPHSMAKAVASQEHSTLKPCLVLGLHFPKNKRKRGERKAGSGNWSRQRPGEPCG, encoded by the exons ATGTCTGATAAAGGAATTGAACCTCTAAAGGGTTCAGAGGATGTCTTTGTCGATGTGGTGGACTTTTCACGTGGCACAGACGTTGGGATGGTGGCAAAAGAAGATCCCGATGCCACTGAAAATTCAAGTTCGTTTGCCAACTCAACTTCCGGGAATGAAGATACCCCACTATTAAGTGACGCAGAAGTTGATtcaaagattttgattgatgatAATTTGGTGCCTTTTGATGGATTCAGTAGCCTGTTTCCAATGAG GAGGAAAAAGATGACCACTCACTGGAGAAACTTTATACGGCCTCTGATGTGGTGCAGCAAATGGGCAGAATTAAGAATAAAAGAATTAGAGTCACAAGCATCAAAATATGCTCGGCTTATTTCTTCACACAATCGGAGGAAACAAATAGCAGTAGATCAAACATTAGTTGAACAACAGGGCTCAAAGTCTATGCCATTTACATATCAAAGGCCTAGAAGAATGCCCTTAAAAAGGAGGAAAAGAAATAGAGTAGAGGATACAATAGATATTGCATCATACATGTCAAACCATAACCTTTTCTCCGAGCCTG AAAATAATAGGTCTGACATGGACAAAATTCTTGGCTGGGAGGAACTTGATAATTCAG ATCATAATAATACTGGCAACGATGAGTTTGGAATCAATGATGATTGCTTATATCCTGAAGACAATGACAATATTCTAGAGCACATACTTCAAAAAATCGAGTTAGTACACGCTCAAGTTCACAAGTTGAAGGGTCAACTTGAGACAGTGATGGTAAACAATGCTGACAAGTTTTCTTCCTCTGAGAATTTGAGCAAGCTTGTATCATGCGAAGCACAGACCAGCTGTGTGCGCAGCCCTACATTCTCGGCTTGTAATGGTGATACGGCTTTTGGCATTCATTTTCAGCACATATCAGAATATGAGGAACTTGGAGATTGTATCATGCCTGATAGTGCAGTTTCTAGCTATGGAGAGGTTATTCCTGTTCCAGATATAATTGAAAGTACAGTTGGGCTATTGTCCTCTATTGACGTTTCCCAGCTCGAGGCGCTAGTCGGAGATTCATCAGAGAAG ATCGTAGATAACATCATGACACATAACGAGGCAGCAGAAGTAGAGAAATCAATGTCAAAAAACAAACATGATCAGTCTGCTGAGAATACTCGAGATACTGAAAATGATTTAGAAGAGATCAATAATGCCACCCAGTTTGCTTTAGAACCTCACTCTATGGCAAAAGCCGTTGCATCACAGGAGCACTCAACTCTGAAACCATGCTTGGTGTTGGGGCTTCACTTTCCAAAGAATAAAAGAAAGCGTGGAGAACGCAAAGCTGGTTCCGGAAACTGGAGTCGTCAACGACCTGGTGAACCATGTGGCTGA
- the LOC140811940 gene encoding transcription repressor OFP11-like: MSSILWKSFNLCFSKFNCLPTIKFTPPFTDQKPDEILHNHEKSLTSTSTPASTVEDFFFSSSSPEDSDTSDYIPNFASVFASQRLFFSNPGSSNSIFEPTKVEVPGPFLSGGITGMAVRTYSPDPYADFHKSMQEMIEAHELMDVESSWEFLHELLCCYLTLNPKHAHKFIVAAFADVILSLSNPPETCRKSRSSLAALHCTTGSCLNALFLKEVHEFRNHCI, from the coding sequence ATGTCCAGCATCTTGTGGAAGAGTTTCAACCTCTGCTTCTCAAAATTCAATTGTTTGCCCACTATTAAATTTACACCACCTTTCACAGATCAAAAGCCAGATGAAATCTTACATAATCATGAGAAATCTCTCACCTCAACCTCCACGCCCGCCTCAACAGTGGAAGACTTCTTCTTCTCCTCTTCCTCCCCCGAAGATTCTGATACTTCTGACTACATCCCAAATTTCGCCTCCGTCTTCGCCTCCCAGCGCCTTTTCTTTTCCAACCCCGGCAGCTCCAACTCTATCTTCGAGCCAACGAAGGTGGAAGTTCCCGGTCCATTCCTAAGTGGTGGCATCACTGGCATGGCTGTTCGCACGTACTCGCCAGACCCTTATGCCGACTTCCACAAATCGATGCAGGAGATGATCGAAGCGCACGAACTGATGGACGTCGAGTCCAGTTGGGAGTTTCTGCATGAGCTGCTATGTTGTTACTTGACATTAAACCCGAAGCACGCTCATAAGTTTATTGTTGCTGCTTTTGCCGACGTCATCCTATCGCTCTCCAACCCCCCGGAAACCTGCCGGAAATCACGTTCCAGCCTGGCAGCATTGCACTGTACCACCGGCAGTTGCTTGAACGCCTTGTTTCTAAAGGAAGTGCACGAGTTTCGTAATCACTGTATTTAG
- the LOC140811867 gene encoding uncharacterized protein — protein MALTFSQFQVTPHTLASTDSTRQSLYVTQKPATIFSKKSPKFTQFASKSLKFTTILRASQEDENTTATNEKSILDPSAESQPEKSKSGEMTDLGREIKAAMKEREGQKGESGFLDGVAQEIREIEWPAFNKVLGTTGVVLGVIAGSSVVLLTVNAVLAELSDRVFGGRGVQDFFG, from the coding sequence ATGGCACTCACCTTCTCACAGTTTCAAGTCACCCCACACACGCTCGCCTCCACAGATTCCACTCGCCAAAGCTTATATGTTACACAGAAACCTGCAACCATTTTCTCCAAAAAGTCCCCAAAGTTCACACAATTCGCATCCAAGTCCCTCAAATTCACCACAATCTTAAGAGCTTCTCAAGAAGATGAAAACACCACCGCCACCAACGAGAAAAGTATACTCGACCCATCTGCAGAGAGCCAACCAGAGAAATCGAAGAGTGGTGAAATGACGGATTTGGGCAGGGAAATCAAGGCAGCCATGAAGGAGAGGGAGGGTCAGAAGGGGGAAAGCGGTTTTCTGGATGGGGTGGCTCAGGAAATAAGAGAAATTGAGTGGCCAGCGTTTAATAAAGTTCTTGGTACTACGGGAGTCGTGTTGGGAGTGATTGCAGGTTCCAGTGTTGTTTTGCTTACTGTTAATGCCGTTTTGGCTGAGCTTTCGGACAGGGTTTTTGGAGGAAGGGGTGTTCAGGATTTTTTTGGGTGA
- the LOC140812092 gene encoding uncharacterized protein: MDMIELVKCECCGLKEDCTQEYITEVKSKFDGKWLCGLCSEAVRDEASRGKKQFGMDEAVKAHMSFCRKFKSNPAIRVADGMRQMLIRRRSGDLSSSSSSKKYSRSSNTSQVGDDSTFPCYN, from the coding sequence ATGGACATGATTGAATTGGTGAAGTGCGAGTGCTGTGGGTTAAAGGAAGATTGCACACAGGAATACATCACAGAAGTGAAGTCCAAGTTCGACGGTAAATGGCTGTGTGGGCTGTGTTCCGAAGCTGTAAGAGATGAAGCGAGTAGAGGTAAAAAACAGTTCGGAATGGACGAAGCAGTGAAGGCGCACATGTCCTTTTGTCGTAAATTTAAGTCGAATCCCGCGATTCGAGTTGCCGATGGCATGAGACAGATGCTGATCAGAAGAAGATCCGGTGATTTGTCATCTTCTTCATCGTCGAAGAAATACTCGAGATCATCCAACACATCACAAGTTGGAGATGATTCCACGTTTCCTTGTTATAACTAG